The following proteins are encoded in a genomic region of Haloarcula salinisoli:
- a CDS encoding DUF63 family protein, whose protein sequence is MVLPTGFALPPLPYLVVLVGGVVLIAALLVALEPPVDQRTVVALAPWMALGGALHALNQPPIELYDAALAPLFGTPSVYLTTFNTMGTVWLLLSFLGVRLGHDENIPRNLGLVGTGILTVILVLSAITALRSGIIDPVWSPLAVLLSLFVAAIAVLAVALWRTPLVIRARYAAPVVIFAHVFDGISTAIGTDVLGVSERSPVPRAIMEFAGGLPTASTIGSGWLFVLVKLVVAVAVVVLMDDYLQEEPVEASLLLSLVAAVGLGPATNNVVLFLFAG, encoded by the coding sequence ATGGTACTGCCGACGGGGTTCGCGCTGCCGCCGCTGCCGTATCTGGTCGTGCTCGTCGGCGGCGTCGTTCTCATCGCTGCGCTGCTGGTGGCTCTGGAGCCGCCCGTCGACCAGCGGACCGTCGTCGCCCTGGCGCCGTGGATGGCCCTGGGCGGCGCGCTGCACGCGCTCAACCAGCCCCCCATCGAACTCTACGACGCGGCGCTCGCGCCGCTGTTCGGGACGCCGTCGGTGTATCTCACTACGTTCAACACGATGGGGACGGTGTGGCTCCTGCTGTCCTTTCTGGGCGTCCGACTGGGCCACGACGAGAACATCCCCCGGAACCTCGGGCTCGTCGGCACCGGTATCCTGACCGTTATCCTGGTGCTCTCTGCCATCACTGCCCTTCGCTCCGGCATCATCGACCCCGTCTGGTCGCCGCTCGCGGTGCTTCTCTCCCTGTTCGTCGCTGCTATCGCCGTGCTCGCGGTGGCGCTCTGGCGGACGCCGCTGGTCATCAGGGCGCGCTATGCCGCCCCGGTGGTCATCTTCGCACACGTCTTCGACGGTATCTCGACGGCCATCGGGACCGACGTCCTCGGCGTCAGCGAGCGCTCCCCCGTTCCCCGCGCAATCATGGAGTTTGCCGGCGGGCTGCCGACGGCTTCGACCATCGGGAGCGGCTGGCTGTTCGTCCTCGTGAAGCTGGTCGTCGCGGTCGCCGTCGTCGTCCTCATGGACGACTACCTGCAGGAAGAGCCGGTCGAGGCGAGCCTCCTCCTCTCACTGGTGGCCGCCGTCGGACTCGGGCCGGCGACGAACAACGTCGTTCTGTTCCTCTTTGCGGGCTGA
- a CDS encoding DUF5817 domain-containing protein, with the protein MYAVVGCSECSALWVLEGRPETSQCPRCGGRRQHAKRRKFVETDDEDHAREVRSSMLANRQGHGDAFAELDSFAEMDRQVDDAGVDDETYLEASGIDSEAVASAGDRADQGSGGGASRKETVLQALRELDEPTEADVVAYATERDVPADYTRRALEKLVRAGQVSESDGSYRLV; encoded by the coding sequence ATGTACGCGGTCGTCGGCTGTAGCGAGTGCAGCGCCCTCTGGGTCCTCGAAGGCCGCCCCGAGACGAGTCAGTGTCCCCGCTGTGGGGGGCGTCGCCAGCACGCCAAACGCCGAAAGTTCGTCGAGACCGACGACGAGGACCACGCCCGCGAGGTGCGCTCGTCGATGCTCGCCAACCGACAGGGCCACGGCGACGCCTTTGCGGAACTGGATTCGTTCGCCGAGATGGACCGGCAGGTCGACGATGCGGGCGTCGACGACGAGACCTACCTCGAAGCGTCGGGTATCGACAGCGAGGCCGTCGCGTCGGCCGGCGACCGGGCAGACCAGGGGTCCGGTGGCGGGGCCAGCCGGAAAGAGACTGTCCTGCAGGCCCTGCGCGAGCTGGACGAGCCGACCGAGGCGGACGTGGTCGCCTACGCCACAGAGCGCGATGTCCCGGCGGACTACACCCGGCGCGCGCTCGAAAAGCTCGTGCGGGCCGGCCAGGTCAGCGAGTCCGACGGGAGCTACCGGCTCGTATGA
- a CDS encoding NAD-binding protein, producing the protein MDWSREWLSARATILLPTLVAVLSFVTGVANITSPISGVLGTAIPESFQLAAGFTGALTGFTLLVSVAGLRKRLRAAWYLTVVLLPVSALQGIVQSSPLSAPLVVLSLVSLPTLLVNRHRFDREFDLSTAQLAAGAALLGAQVYGTVGTWALREEFNGVATLTDAFYYTLVTASTVGYGDVTPATDRATLFGMSVVLLGTASFAIALGTLLGPAIEKRLSEALGNMTDAQLDLLENHVVVLGYGDLTEPIIDELVDATDFVVVTPDQEKAARLQQRDIAVLTDDPSDEAPLLRAGIDDARAVVAATNDDAQDALAILTARALNSDLNIVAAATDRENVEKLRRAGADTVISPAVIGGHLLVQSALGREGMESVADHLLEVEDGGDL; encoded by the coding sequence ATGGACTGGTCGCGGGAGTGGCTCAGCGCCCGGGCGACGATACTGCTGCCGACGCTCGTCGCGGTGCTATCCTTCGTCACTGGTGTCGCGAACATCACCTCCCCCATCAGCGGCGTCCTGGGGACCGCCATCCCGGAGAGCTTCCAGCTAGCCGCCGGGTTCACCGGCGCGCTGACGGGGTTTACGCTGCTCGTGAGCGTGGCGGGGCTGCGCAAGCGGCTGCGGGCCGCGTGGTATCTGACCGTCGTCTTGCTCCCGGTGTCGGCGCTGCAGGGTATCGTCCAGTCGTCGCCGCTGTCGGCGCCGCTGGTCGTCCTCTCGCTGGTGTCGCTGCCGACGCTGCTGGTCAACCGCCACCGCTTCGACCGCGAGTTCGACCTCTCGACGGCCCAGCTCGCCGCCGGGGCGGCGCTGCTCGGTGCGCAGGTGTACGGCACCGTCGGCACGTGGGCGCTGCGCGAGGAGTTCAACGGGGTCGCGACGCTCACCGACGCCTTCTACTACACGCTCGTCACAGCCAGTACGGTCGGCTACGGCGACGTGACGCCGGCGACCGACCGGGCGACACTGTTCGGGATGTCGGTGGTGCTGCTGGGGACGGCCAGCTTCGCCATCGCGCTGGGGACCCTGCTGGGGCCCGCCATCGAGAAACGCCTCTCGGAGGCACTCGGAAACATGACTGATGCACAACTGGACCTGCTCGAGAACCACGTGGTGGTTCTGGGCTACGGCGACCTGACCGAACCGATAATCGACGAACTGGTGGACGCGACCGACTTCGTGGTTGTGACGCCGGACCAGGAGAAGGCAGCTCGGCTGCAACAGCGGGACATCGCCGTGCTCACCGACGACCCGAGCGACGAGGCCCCACTGCTTCGGGCGGGCATCGACGACGCGCGAGCGGTCGTCGCGGCCACGAACGACGACGCCCAGGACGCGTTAGCCATCCTGACCGCCCGGGCGCTCAACAGCGACCTGAACATCGTCGCCGCCGCGACCGACCGCGAGAACGTCGAGAAACTCCGCCGTGCGGGCGCCGACACCGTCATCAGCCCGGCGGTAATCGGCGGGCACCTGCTGGTCCAGTCGGCACTGGGCCGGGAGGGGATGGAGAGCGTCGCCGACCACCTGCTAGAGGTCGAGGACGGCGGCGACCTGTAG
- a CDS encoding nucleoside phosphorylase, producing the protein MAKQPHLLVEPGDLHDLVLLPGDPGRVDRIAGHCEDSEVVAQNREYKLVNATYEGRDLTICSTGIGSPSAAIAVEELAAVGCETFVRVGTTGALQSGIDIGDMVVATGAAKDEGTTERYEDKAVPAVPDYDVLSALVDAAEANGEDVHVGPVATDDAFYAETEAYVDAWEAAGLQCVEMEAAAIFSLARRKGLAAGAICTVDGNLVEGTQKGETDADELPEKAKNNVERAIDIALTAATTL; encoded by the coding sequence ATGGCTAAACAGCCCCATCTGCTGGTGGAACCGGGCGACCTCCACGACCTCGTCTTGCTGCCGGGCGACCCCGGCCGCGTCGACCGCATCGCCGGTCACTGCGAGGACAGCGAGGTCGTCGCACAGAACCGCGAGTACAAGCTCGTCAACGCGACCTACGAGGGACGGGACCTGACCATCTGTTCGACCGGTATCGGCTCGCCGTCGGCCGCAATCGCCGTCGAGGAACTCGCGGCCGTCGGCTGTGAGACGTTCGTCCGCGTGGGCACGACCGGTGCCCTCCAGTCCGGCATCGACATCGGTGACATGGTCGTCGCCACCGGCGCCGCGAAGGACGAGGGGACCACGGAGCGCTACGAGGACAAAGCCGTCCCCGCGGTCCCGGACTACGACGTGCTCTCGGCGCTCGTGGACGCGGCGGAAGCGAACGGCGAAGACGTACACGTCGGCCCCGTCGCGACGGACGACGCCTTCTACGCCGAGACCGAGGCATACGTCGACGCCTGGGAGGCCGCCGGGCTGCAGTGTGTCGAGATGGAGGCCGCCGCCATCTTCTCGCTGGCCCGCCGGAAGGGGCTGGCCGCCGGCGCTATCTGTACGGTCGACGGGAACCTCGTCGAGGGGACCCAGAAGGGCGAGACCGACGCCGACGAACTCCCCGAGAAAGCGAAGAACAACGTAGAGCGAGCCATCGACATCGCGCTGACCGCTGCGACGACGCTCTGA
- a CDS encoding HPP family protein → MFEEFVQRVRALLGRLRRAERRELREFRRWAETTDRLVHLSVLVFVPLLIGLVTLLSNAVPQLSFLLFPPLASGSYTLFVDPRGKYADPVQFVAGLTIGAACGLGALWVATAVLTLPSGQFQVAAGAAVLATLATGLITWPFDIEEPSAYSTALLALLVQPTQRLTFLGSIFLASSIVAVVFVVWRNRFYDRRATVLYESTTGDDHVLVPMRGEHAHATAMLGARLAAAHEAGKVVLLDIVSDTGAAETERAMLNGGVEAGTVEAGGVNKTDQVSDAVRERVERLESRAATIETRVGVPCQVVVATGEESAAATTLQAAESTNCDLIAAPYESEHGALTTYLRELFRGRSDVLVHRSRNGRTRWRRVLVPVRRASDVAHHMVDFAVRLAGGSGRVAVATCIGDSGDRRRAESMLADLAEPFVGDIETRVSGTDIHSFLGRASPEYDLVIIGASQDRSAASRFITPPTFERLDDLETDVAIVDRSH, encoded by the coding sequence ATGTTCGAGGAGTTCGTCCAGCGTGTCCGCGCCCTCCTGGGCCGGCTCCGCCGCGCCGAGCGGCGAGAGCTACGGGAGTTTCGCCGCTGGGCGGAGACGACCGACCGGCTCGTCCACCTCTCGGTGCTCGTCTTTGTCCCGCTGCTCATCGGGCTGGTGACGCTGCTGTCGAACGCCGTTCCGCAGCTTTCCTTCCTGCTCTTTCCGCCGCTGGCCTCGGGCAGTTACACGCTGTTCGTGGACCCGCGCGGGAAGTACGCCGACCCCGTGCAGTTCGTCGCGGGGCTGACCATCGGCGCGGCCTGCGGGCTGGGGGCGTTGTGGGTGGCGACAGCGGTGCTCACGCTTCCCTCGGGACAGTTTCAGGTGGCTGCCGGGGCGGCGGTGCTCGCGACGCTCGCGACGGGGCTCATCACGTGGCCATTCGACATCGAGGAGCCCTCTGCGTACTCGACGGCGCTGCTGGCGCTGCTGGTCCAGCCGACCCAGCGGCTGACCTTCCTCGGGAGCATCTTCCTCGCGAGTTCCATCGTCGCCGTCGTCTTCGTCGTCTGGCGCAACCGCTTCTACGACCGCCGGGCGACCGTGCTGTACGAGTCGACCACCGGTGACGACCACGTGCTGGTCCCGATGCGTGGCGAGCACGCCCACGCGACGGCGATGCTCGGCGCGCGTCTGGCCGCGGCCCACGAGGCCGGCAAGGTAGTGTTGCTGGATATCGTCAGTGACACGGGCGCCGCCGAGACGGAACGAGCGATGCTGAACGGCGGCGTCGAAGCCGGTACCGTCGAGGCGGGCGGCGTGAATAAAACCGACCAGGTGAGCGACGCGGTCCGCGAGCGGGTCGAACGGCTGGAGTCTCGCGCTGCGACCATCGAGACGCGGGTCGGCGTCCCCTGTCAGGTCGTCGTCGCGACCGGCGAGGAGTCGGCGGCGGCGACGACGCTGCAGGCCGCCGAGTCGACGAACTGCGACCTCATCGCGGCGCCATACGAGAGCGAACACGGCGCCTTGACGACGTATCTCCGGGAGCTGTTCCGCGGTCGGTCGGACGTGCTCGTCCACCGCTCGCGCAACGGCCGCACCCGCTGGCGGCGGGTACTGGTCCCGGTCAGACGGGCCAGCGACGTGGCCCACCACATGGTCGATTTCGCCGTCCGGCTCGCCGGCGGGAGCGGGCGTGTCGCGGTCGCGACCTGCATCGGCGACAGCGGGGACCGCCGTCGCGCCGAGTCGATGCTTGCCGACCTCGCCGAACCGTTCGTCGGCGATATCGAGACCCGCGTCAGCGGCACCGACATCCACTCGTTTCTGGGCCGGGCGAGCCCGGAGTACGACCTTGTCATCATCGGGGCGAGCCAGGACCGTAGCGCGGCCTCCCGCTTCATCACGCCGCCGACGTTCGAGCGCCTGGACGACCTCGAGACGGACGTCGCTATCGTCGACCGGAGTCACTGA